Proteins from a genomic interval of Euleptes europaea isolate rEulEur1 chromosome 16, rEulEur1.hap1, whole genome shotgun sequence:
- the EIF2S3 gene encoding eukaryotic translation initiation factor 2 subunit 3 yields the protein MAGDEAGVTLGQPHLSRQDLSTLDVTKLTPLSPEVISRQATINIGTIGHVAHGKSTVVKAISGVHTVRFKNELERNITIKLGYANAKIYKLDDPSCSRPECYRSCGSSTPDEFPTDVSGTKGNFKLVRHVSFVDCPGHDILMATMLNGAAVMDAALLLIAGNESCPQPQTSEHLAAIEIMKLKHILILQNKIDLVKESQAKEQYEQILAFVQGTVAEGAPIIPISAQLKYNIEVVCEYIVKKIPVPLRDFTSEPRLIVIRSFDVNKPGCEVDDLKGGVAGGSILKGVLKVGQELEVRPGIVSKDSEGKLMCKPIFSKIVSLFAEHNDLQYAVPGGLIGVGTKIDPTLCRADRMVGQVLGAVGALPEIFTELEISYFLLRRLLGVRTEGDKKAAKVQKLSKNEVLMVNIGSLSTGGRVSAVKADLGKIVLTNPVCTEVGEKIALSRRVEKHWRLIGWGQIRRGVTIKPTVDDD from the exons ATGGCGGGGGATGAGGCGGGCGTGACTCTGGGGCAGCCGCATCTCTCCCGGCAAGACTTGAGCACCTTG GATGTTACTAAGTTGACACCTCTGTCACCAGAGGTCATCAGCAGGCAAGCTACAATAAATATAG GTACAATTGGTCATGTAGCTCATGGAAAGTCAACTGTCGTAAAAGCTATTTCTGGAGTTCATACTGTCAGATTCAAAAATGAACTGGAAAGAAATATCACTATCAAGCTGGGCTATGCCAATGCTAAG ATTTACAAACTTGATGATCCAAGTTGTTCTCGACCAGAATGTTACCGGTCCTGTGGGAGCAGTACACCTGATGAATTCCCTACAGATGTTTCTGGGACCAAAGGGAATTTTAAATTAGTCAG GCATGTCTCCTTTGTGGATTGTCCTGGCCATGATATTTTGATGGCTACTATGTTGAACGGAGCAGCTGTCATGGATGCAGCTCTGCTATTAATAG CTGGCAATGAGTCATGTCCTCAACCCCAGACCTCAGAACATTTAGCTGCTATAGAAATTATGAAGCTGAAACACATTCTAATTCTACAAAATAAGATTGATTTGGTAAAAGAGAGCCAAGCCAAGGAACAGTATGAGCAAATTCTAGCATTTGTACAAG GTACTGTTGCAGAAGGAGCCCCAATTATTCCAATCTCAGCACAGCTAAAATACAACATAGAAGTTGTTTGTGAATACATAGTAAAGAAAATTCCAGTGCCCTTAAGAGACTTCACGTCAGAACCAAGGCTTATTG TTATTAGATCCTTTGATGTCAACAAGCCTGGATGTGAAGTTGATGACCTGAAGGGGGGCGTAGCTGGTGGTAGTATTCTAAAAGGTGTATTAAAG GTAGGCCAGGAGCTTGAAGTGAGACCTGGAATTGTCTCAAAGGACAGTGAAGGAAAACTTATGTGCAAGCCCATCTTTTCCAAAATTGTATCACTCTTTGCAGAACACAATGATCTGCAATACGCTGTACCAGGAGGCCTTATTG GTGTTGGTACCAAGATCGATCCAACTTTGTGTCGAGCTGATAGAATGGTGGGGCAAGTTCTTGGTGCAGTTGGAGCACTCCCTGAAATATTCACAGAGCTTGAAATCTCCTACTTCTTGCTTAGGCGGCTATTAGGTGTCCGTACTGAAGGAGACAAAAAAGCTGCAAAG GTGCAAAAGCTATCGAAGAATGAAGTCCTAATGGTAAACATAGGGTCGCTGTCTACTGGGGGACGGGTCAGTGCAGTGAAGGCTGACCTGGGTAAAATAGTGCTAACAAATCCTGTATGCACAGAAGTAGGAGAAAAAATTGCCCTTAGTCGAAGAGTTGAGAAACACTGGCG TTTAATTGGCTGGGGACAGATTAGAAGAGGAGTGACAATCAAGCCCACAGTGGATGATGACTGA